In a single window of the Megalobrama amblycephala isolate DHTTF-2021 linkage group LG3, ASM1881202v1, whole genome shotgun sequence genome:
- the LOC125265793 gene encoding protein bassoon-like isoform X5, translating into MEGTTIRLLSFSLALLSLCVHGLIGSVVGSVRIGGYPVYNEAGLPMQDVKPQSSYSWYGHENVSDPISPQRSKNITYSFAQVKGVYSSVSYSPQNGSSGLGPMTNVNKPDSDARSQVQGSLMSSAGSGSLVPIAVATESESMSIESLPKPAQLNYQTLGESSSESVASSSQQLVQTSSQSSGQLVQVRYQSSVQPIVKPQSRLQVGSRLFSGTRPVQTSSSTFFVKPLQQSGESSQPSYQFRQGSYGSGLVPLLSGQQLVQSSNDSMVQPNVQLAQARYKPVALLGLQQSSQASSQNLEQAVSQSVDQSSDLPSAQASHQSVDQSSIQAQSSSQSLSQPGGQQPGQALYPSVSPPSALQSAQASYPSVSQPSGLQSAQASHQSVDQSSVQHQAQSSSQSVDQSSGLPSAQASYPSVVQPSGLQSAQASYQSVSRPSGPQPGQALYQSVYQPSGLQLAQASYPSVVQPSGLQSAQASYQSVTRPSGPQPGQALFQSVSRPSGKQGQATYPSVSQSSGPQPVQALYQFVSRPSGLQSAQASHQSVDQSSVQHQAQSSSQSLSQPGGQQPGQALYPSVSPPSALQSAQASYPSVSQPSGLQSAHASHQSVDQSSVQHQAQSSSQSVDQSSGLPSAQASYPSVVQPSGLQSAQASYQSVSRPSGPQPGQALYQSVYQPSGLQFAQASYPSVVQPSGLQSAQASYQSVTRPSVLQPVQALFQSVSRPSGKQGQATYPSVSQSSGPQPGQALYQSVSRPSGLQSAQASYPSVVQPSGLQSAQASYQSVTRPSGPQPGQALFQSVSRPSGKQGQATYPSVSQSSGPQPVQALYQFVSRPSGLQSAQASHQSVDQSSVQHQAQSSSQSVDQSSGLPSAQASYPSVVQPSGLQSAQASYQSVSRPSGPQPGQALYQSVSRPSGLQSAQASYQFVSRPSGPQPVQALFQSVSRPSGKQGQASYPSAVQPSGLQLAQASYPSVVQPSGLQSAQASHQSVTRPSVPQPGQALYPSVSQPSGLQSAQASYQSAVQPSGMQLAQASYPSVSRPSGPRPVQALFQSMSRPSGKHGQATNPSVSQPSGLQLAQASYPSAVQPSGPQPVQALYQSVSRPSGPQPGQALFHSVSSPSGKQGQASYPSSVQPIGPQPVQALYQSVSRPSALQSAQATYPSVSQSSGPQPEQALYQSVSQSSGPQPEQALYQSVSRPSGLQSAQPSYPSVVQFSRLQSAQASYQFVSRPSGPQPVQALFQSVSRPSGKQGQASYPSALQPSALQSAQANHQSVDQSSIQHQAQSSSQSVDQSSGLPSAQASYPSVSWPSGPQPGQALFQSVKPGGLQSGQASFPSVVQTSGLQSGQASFPSVVQTSGLQSALARYRSVYQQAGQASYQSFSQPSSQQPAQIHYQSVSQQPGFQVFSVPDQSSYRSHSSLGSQSLEQPSNVPLSSSYESAMQSFKPGFQDPAPPHYQTTQNERSSLGILRLQQVKS; encoded by the exons ATGGAGGGTACCACTATCCGACTCTTAAG tTTTTCTCTGGCACTTCTCAGTCTTTGTGTCCATGGCCTTATTGGAAGTG TAGTTGGCTCTGTCAGGATTGGAGGTTATCCTGTATACAATGAGGCTGGTCTCCCCATGCAGGATGTGAAACCACAGAGTTCCTATAGCTGGTATGGCCATGAAAATGTATCGGATCCCATTAGTCCTCAAAGATCTAAGAATATCACTTACAGTTTCGCACAAGTTAAGGGTGTGTATAGCAGTGTAAGCTATAGTCCTCAAAATGGCTCTTCTGGTCTTGGCCCAATGACTAATGTGAACAAGCCTGACTCTGATGCTAGAAGTCAAGTTCAAGGATCTCTAATGTCTTCAGCTGGAAGTGGTAGTCTTGTACCCATTGCAGTGGCCACAGAATCAGAAAGTATGAGCATTGAGTCTCTACCCAAGCCAGCGCAGCTCAACTATCAAACTTTAGGGGAGTCTAGTAGTGAATCTGTGGCATCTAGTAGCCAGCAACTAGTGCAGACCAGCTCCCAGTCCAGTGGCCAATTAGTGCAAGTCCGCTACCAGTCTTCAGTGCAGCCCATTGTCAAGCCTCAAAGTAGACTTCAAGTTGGTTCCAGGTTATTTTCTGGTACCAGGCCAGTGCAGACTTCAAGTTCCACCTTTTTCGTAAAGCCTTTGCAGCAAAGCGGTGAGTCCTCACAACCCAGCTATCAGTTCAGACAAGGCAGCTATGGGTCTGGACTTGTGCCATTGCTCAGTGGGCAGCAACTAGTGCAGTCAAGCAATGATTCCATGGTTCAGCCTAATGTGCAACTAGCACAGGCAAGATACAAACCTGTGGCCCTGCTCGGCCTCCAACAATCATCTCAAGCCAGCAGCCAGAACTTGGAACAAGCCGTCTCTCAATCTGTGGACCAGTCCAGTGATCTGCCATCAGCACAAGCCAGCCACCAGTCTGTGGACCAGTCCAGCATCCAAGCCCAATCCAGCTCACAGTCTTTGTCCCAGCCAGGTGGCCAACAACCAGGGCAGGCCCTTTACCCATCGGTGTCCCCGCCCAGTGCTTTGCAGTCAGCACAAGCCAGCTACCCATCTGTGTCCCAGCCCAGTGGCCTACAGTCAGCACAAGCCAGCCACCAGTCTGTGGACCAGTCCAGCGTCCAACACCAAGCCCAATCCAGCTCACAGTCTGTGGACCAGTCCAGTGGTCTGCCATCAGCCCAAGCCAGCTACCCATCTGTGGTCCAGCCCAGTGGCCTGCAGTCTGCACAAGCCTCTTACCAGTCCGTGTCCAGGCCCAGTGGCCCACAACCAGGACAGGCCCTCTACCAGTCTGTGTACCAGCCCAGTGGCCTGCAGTTGGCACAAGCCAGCTACCCTTCTGTGGTCCAGCCTAGTGGCCTTCAGTCAGCACAAGCCTCTTACCAGTCTGTGACCAGGCCCAGTGGCCCACAACCAGGACAGGCCCTCTTCCAGTCTGTGTCCAGGCCCAGTGGCAAACAAGGACAAGCCACCTACCCATCTGTGTCCCAGTCCAGTGGCCCACAACCAGTACAGGCCCTCTACCAGTTTGTGTCCCGGCCCAGTGGCCTGCAGTCAGCACAAGCCAGCCACCAGTCTGTGGACCAGTCCAGTGTCCAACACCAAGCCCAATCCAGCTCACAGTCTTTGTCCCAGCCAGGTGGCCAACAACCAGGGCAGGCCCTTTACCCATCTGTGTCCCCGCCCAGTGCTTTGCAGTCAGCACAAGCCAGCTACCCATCTGTGTCCCAGCCCAGTGGCCTACAGTCAGCACATGCCAGCCACCAGTCTGTGGACCAGTCCAGCGTCCAACACCAAGCCCAATCCAGCTCACAGTCTGTGGACCAGTCCAGTGGTCTGCCATCAGCCCAAGCCAGCTACCCATCTGTGGTCCAGCCCAGTGGCCTGCAGTCTGCACAAGCCTCTTACCAGTCCGTGTCCAGGCCCAGTGGCCCACAACCAGGACAGGCCCTCTACCAGTCTGTGTACCAGCCCAGTGGCCTGCAGTTTGCACAAGCCAGCTACCCTTCTGTGGTCCAGCCTAGTGGCCTTCAGTCAGCACAAGCCTCTTACCAGTCTGTGACCAGGCCCAGTGTCCTACAACCAGTACAGGCCCTCTTCCAGTCTGTGTCCAGGCCCAGTGGCAAACAAGGACAAGCCACCTACCCATCTGTGTCCCAGTCCAGTGGCCCACAACCAGGACAGGCCCTCTACCAGTCTGTGTCCCGGCCCAGTGGCCTGCAGTCAGCACAAGCCAGCTACCCTTCTGTGGTCCAGCCTAGTGGCCTTCAGTCAGCACAAGCCTCTTACCAGTCTGTGACCAGGCCCAGTGGCCCACAACCAGGACAG GCCCTCTTCCAGTCTGTGTCCAGGCCCAGTGGCAAACAAGGACAAGCCACCTACCCATCTGTGTCCCAGTCCAGTGGCCCACAACCAGTACAGGCCCTCTACCAGTTTGTGTCCCGGCCCAGTGGCCTGCAGTCAGCACAAGCCAGCCACCAGTCTGTGGACCAGTCCAGTGTCCAACACCAAGCCCAGTCCAGCTCACAGTCTGTGGACCAGTCCAGTGGTCTGCCATCAGCCCAAGCCAGCTACCCATCTGTGGTCCAGCCAAGTGGCCTGCAGTCTGCACAAGCCTCCTATCAGTCCGTGTCCAGGCCCAGTGGCCCACAACCAGGACAGGCCCTCTACCAGTCTGTGTCCCGGCCCAGTGGCCTTCAGTCAGCACAAGCCTCTTACCAGTTTGTGTCCCGGCCCAGTGGCCCACAGCCAGTACAGGCCCTCTTCCAGTCTGTGTCCAGGCCCAGTGGCAAACAAGGTCAAGCCAGCTACCCATCTGCTGTCCAGCCCAGTGGTCTGCAATTAGCACAAGCCAGCTACCCTTCTGTGGTCCAGCCTAGTGGCCTGCAGTCAGCACAAGCCAGCCACCAGTCTGTGACCAGGCCCAGTGTCCCACAACCAGGACAGGCCCTTTACCCATCTGTGTCCCAGCCCAGTGGCCTGCAGTCAGCACAAGCCAGCTACCAGTCTGCTGTCCAGCCCAGTGGCATGCAATTGGCACAAGCCAGCTACCCATCTGTGTCCCGGCCCAGTGGCCCACGACCAGTACAGGCCCTCTTCCAGTCTATGTCCAGGCCCAGTGGCAAACATGGACAAGCCACCAACCCATCTGTGTCCCAGCCCAGTGGCCTGCAATTAGCACAAGCCAGCTACCCATCTGCTGTCCAGCCCAGTGGCCCTCAACCAGTACAGGCCCTCTACCAGTCTGTGTCCAGGCCCAGTGGCCCACAACCAGGACAGGCCCTCTTCCATTCTGTGTCCAGTCCCAGTGGCAAACAAGGACAAGCCAGCTACCCATCTTCTGTCCAGCCCATTGGCCCTCAACCAGTACAGGCCCTCTACCAGTCTGTGTCCAGGCCCAGTGCCCTGCAGTCAGCACAAGCCACCTACCCATCTGTGTCCCAGTCCAGTGGCCCACAACCAGAACAGGCCCTCTACCAGTCTGTGTCCCAGTCCAGTGGCCCACAACCAGAACAGGCCCTCTACCAGTCTGTTTCCCGGCCCAGTGGCCTGCAGTCAGCACAACCCAGCTACCCATCTGTGGTCCAGTTTAGTCGCCTTCAGTCAGCACAAGCCTCTTACCAGTTTGTGTCCCGGCCCAGTGGCCCACAACCAGTACAGGCCCTCTTCCAGTCTGTGTCCAGGCCCAGTGGCAAACAAGGACAAGCCAGCTACCCATCTGCTCTCCAGCCCAGTGCCCTGCAGTCAGCACAAGCCAACCACCAGTCTGTGGACCAGTCCAGCATCCAACACCAAGCCCAATCCAGCTCACAGTCTGTGGACCAGTCCAGTGGTCTGCCATCAGCACAAGCCAGCTACCCATCTGTGTCCTGGCCCAGTGGCCCACAACCAGGACAGGCCCTTTTCCAATCTGTCAAGCCCGGTGGCCTGCAGTCAGGACAAGCCAGCTTCCCATCTGTTGTCCAGACCAGTGGCCTGCAGTCAGGACAAGCCAGCTTCCCATCTGTTGTCCAGACCAGTGGCCTGCAGTCAGCACTAGCTCGTTACCGGTCTGTTTACCAACAAGCAGGACAGGCCAGCTACCAGTCTTTCTCCCAACCCAGTAGCCAGCAGCCAGCACAAATCCACTACCAATCTGTGTCCCAGCAGCCTGGATTCCAGGTCTTTTCTGTGCCAGATCAGTCAAGTTATAGGTCTCATTCCAGTCTTGGTTCCCAGTCTCTAGAGCAACCCAGTAATGTACCTCTTTCTTCAAGCTATGAGTCTGCAATGCAGTCTTTCAAGCCTGGCTTTCAAGATCCAGCACCTCCACACTATCAGACTACTCAAAATGAGCGTTCATCTCTAGGCATATTGAGGTTGCAACAAGTGAAGTCTTAG
- the LOC125265793 gene encoding uro-adherence factor A-like isoform X9 yields the protein MEGTTIRLLSFSLALLSLCVHGLIGSVVGSVRIGGYPVYNEAGLPMQDVKPQSSYSWYGHENVSDPISPQRSKNITYSFAQVKGVYSSVSYSPQNGSSGLGPMTNVNKPDSDARSQVQGSLMSSAGSGSLVPIAVATESESMSIESLPKPAQLNYQTLGESSSESVASSSQQLVQTSSQSSGQLVQVRYQSSVQPIVKPQSRLQVGSRLFSGTRPVQTSSSTFFVKPLQQSGESSQPSYQFRQGSYGSGLVPLLSGQQLVQSSNDSMVQPNVQLAQARYKPVALLGLQQSSQASSQNLEQAVSQSVDQSSDLPSAQASHQSVDQSSIQAQSSSQSLSQPGGQQPGQALYPSVSPPSALQSAQASYPSVSQPSGLQSAQASHQSVDQSSVQHQAQSSSQSVDQSSGLPSAQASYPSVVQPSGLQSAQASYQSVSRPSGPQPGQALYQSVYQPSGLQLAQASYPSVVQPSGLQSAQASYQSVTRPSGPQPGQALFQSVSRPSGKQGQATYPSVSQSSGPQPVQALYQFVSRPSGLQSAQASHQSVDQSSVQHQAQSSSQSLSQPGGQQPGQALYPSVSPPSALQSAQASYPSVSQPSGLQSAHASHQSVDQSSVQHQAQSSSQSVDQSSGLPSAQASYPSVVQPSGLQSAQASYQSVSRPSGPQPGQALYQSVYQPSGLQFAQASYPSVVQPSGLQSAQASYQSVTRPSVLQPVQALFQSVSRPSGKQGQATYPSVSQSSGPQPGQALFQSVSRPSGKQGQATYPSVSQSSGPQPVQALYQFVSRPSGLQSAQASHQSVDQSSVQHQAQSSSQSVDQSSGLPSAQASYPSVVQPSGLQSAQASYQSVSRPSGPQPGQALYQSVSRPSGLQSAQASYQFVSRPSGPQPVQALFQSVSRPSGKQGQASYPSAVQPSGLQLAQASYPSVVQPSGLQSAQASHQSVTRPSVPQPGQALYPSVSQPSGLQSAQASYQSAVQPSGMQLAQASYPSVSRPSGPRPVQALFQSMSRPSGKHGQATNPSVSQPSGLQLAQASYPSAVQPSGPQPVQALYQSVSRPSGPQPGQALFHSVSSPSGKQGQASYPSSVQPIGPQPVQALYQSVSRPSALQSAQATYPSVSQSSGPQPEQALYQSVSQSSGPQPEQALYQSVSRPSGLQSAQPSYPSVVQFSRLQSAQASYQFVSRPSGPQPVQALFQSVSRPSGKQGQASYPSALQPSALQSAQANHQSVDQSSIQHQAQSSSQSVDQSSGLPSAQASYPSVSWPSGPQPGQALFQSVKPGGLQSGQASFPSVVQTSGLQSGQASFPSVVQTSGLQSALARYRSVYQQAGQASYQSFSQPSSQQPAQIHYQSVSQQPGFQVFSVPDQSSYRSHSSLGSQSLEQPSNVPLSSSYESAMQSFKPGFQDPAPPHYQTTQNERSSLGILRLQQVKS from the exons ATGGAGGGTACCACTATCCGACTCTTAAG tTTTTCTCTGGCACTTCTCAGTCTTTGTGTCCATGGCCTTATTGGAAGTG TAGTTGGCTCTGTCAGGATTGGAGGTTATCCTGTATACAATGAGGCTGGTCTCCCCATGCAGGATGTGAAACCACAGAGTTCCTATAGCTGGTATGGCCATGAAAATGTATCGGATCCCATTAGTCCTCAAAGATCTAAGAATATCACTTACAGTTTCGCACAAGTTAAGGGTGTGTATAGCAGTGTAAGCTATAGTCCTCAAAATGGCTCTTCTGGTCTTGGCCCAATGACTAATGTGAACAAGCCTGACTCTGATGCTAGAAGTCAAGTTCAAGGATCTCTAATGTCTTCAGCTGGAAGTGGTAGTCTTGTACCCATTGCAGTGGCCACAGAATCAGAAAGTATGAGCATTGAGTCTCTACCCAAGCCAGCGCAGCTCAACTATCAAACTTTAGGGGAGTCTAGTAGTGAATCTGTGGCATCTAGTAGCCAGCAACTAGTGCAGACCAGCTCCCAGTCCAGTGGCCAATTAGTGCAAGTCCGCTACCAGTCTTCAGTGCAGCCCATTGTCAAGCCTCAAAGTAGACTTCAAGTTGGTTCCAGGTTATTTTCTGGTACCAGGCCAGTGCAGACTTCAAGTTCCACCTTTTTCGTAAAGCCTTTGCAGCAAAGCGGTGAGTCCTCACAACCCAGCTATCAGTTCAGACAAGGCAGCTATGGGTCTGGACTTGTGCCATTGCTCAGTGGGCAGCAACTAGTGCAGTCAAGCAATGATTCCATGGTTCAGCCTAATGTGCAACTAGCACAGGCAAGATACAAACCTGTGGCCCTGCTCGGCCTCCAACAATCATCTCAAGCCAGCAGCCAGAACTTGGAACAAGCCGTCTCTCAATCTGTGGACCAGTCCAGTGATCTGCCATCAGCACAAGCCAGCCACCAGTCTGTGGACCAGTCCAGCATCCAAGCCCAATCCAGCTCACAGTCTTTGTCCCAGCCAGGTGGCCAACAACCAGGGCAGGCCCTTTACCCATCGGTGTCCCCGCCCAGTGCTTTGCAGTCAGCACAAGCCAGCTACCCATCTGTGTCCCAGCCCAGTGGCCTACAGTCAGCACAAGCCAGCCACCAGTCTGTGGACCAGTCCAGCGTCCAACACCAAGCCCAATCCAGCTCACAGTCTGTGGACCAGTCCAGTGGTCTGCCATCAGCCCAAGCCAGCTACCCATCTGTGGTCCAGCCCAGTGGCCTGCAGTCTGCACAAGCCTCTTACCAGTCCGTGTCCAGGCCCAGTGGCCCACAACCAGGACAGGCCCTCTACCAGTCTGTGTACCAGCCCAGTGGCCTGCAGTTGGCACAAGCCAGCTACCCTTCTGTGGTCCAGCCTAGTGGCCTTCAGTCAGCACAAGCCTCTTACCAGTCTGTGACCAGGCCCAGTGGCCCACAACCAGGACAGGCCCTCTTCCAGTCTGTGTCCAGGCCCAGTGGCAAACAAGGACAAGCCACCTACCCATCTGTGTCCCAGTCCAGTGGCCCACAACCAGTACAGGCCCTCTACCAGTTTGTGTCCCGGCCCAGTGGCCTGCAGTCAGCACAAGCCAGCCACCAGTCTGTGGACCAGTCCAGTGTCCAACACCAAGCCCAATCCAGCTCACAGTCTTTGTCCCAGCCAGGTGGCCAACAACCAGGGCAGGCCCTTTACCCATCTGTGTCCCCGCCCAGTGCTTTGCAGTCAGCACAAGCCAGCTACCCATCTGTGTCCCAGCCCAGTGGCCTACAGTCAGCACATGCCAGCCACCAGTCTGTGGACCAGTCCAGCGTCCAACACCAAGCCCAATCCAGCTCACAGTCTGTGGACCAGTCCAGTGGTCTGCCATCAGCCCAAGCCAGCTACCCATCTGTGGTCCAGCCCAGTGGCCTGCAGTCTGCACAAGCCTCTTACCAGTCCGTGTCCAGGCCCAGTGGCCCACAACCAGGACAGGCCCTCTACCAGTCTGTGTACCAGCCCAGTGGCCTGCAGTTTGCACAAGCCAGCTACCCTTCTGTGGTCCAGCCTAGTGGCCTTCAGTCAGCACAAGCCTCTTACCAGTCTGTGACCAGGCCCAGTGTCCTACAACCAGTACAGGCCCTCTTCCAGTCTGTGTCCAGGCCCAGTGGCAAACAAGGACAAGCCACCTACCCATCTGTGTCCCAGTCCAGTGGCCCACAACCAGGACAG GCCCTCTTCCAGTCTGTGTCCAGGCCCAGTGGCAAACAAGGACAAGCCACCTACCCATCTGTGTCCCAGTCCAGTGGCCCACAACCAGTACAGGCCCTCTACCAGTTTGTGTCCCGGCCCAGTGGCCTGCAGTCAGCACAAGCCAGCCACCAGTCTGTGGACCAGTCCAGTGTCCAACACCAAGCCCAGTCCAGCTCACAGTCTGTGGACCAGTCCAGTGGTCTGCCATCAGCCCAAGCCAGCTACCCATCTGTGGTCCAGCCAAGTGGCCTGCAGTCTGCACAAGCCTCCTATCAGTCCGTGTCCAGGCCCAGTGGCCCACAACCAGGACAGGCCCTCTACCAGTCTGTGTCCCGGCCCAGTGGCCTTCAGTCAGCACAAGCCTCTTACCAGTTTGTGTCCCGGCCCAGTGGCCCACAGCCAGTACAGGCCCTCTTCCAGTCTGTGTCCAGGCCCAGTGGCAAACAAGGTCAAGCCAGCTACCCATCTGCTGTCCAGCCCAGTGGTCTGCAATTAGCACAAGCCAGCTACCCTTCTGTGGTCCAGCCTAGTGGCCTGCAGTCAGCACAAGCCAGCCACCAGTCTGTGACCAGGCCCAGTGTCCCACAACCAGGACAGGCCCTTTACCCATCTGTGTCCCAGCCCAGTGGCCTGCAGTCAGCACAAGCCAGCTACCAGTCTGCTGTCCAGCCCAGTGGCATGCAATTGGCACAAGCCAGCTACCCATCTGTGTCCCGGCCCAGTGGCCCACGACCAGTACAGGCCCTCTTCCAGTCTATGTCCAGGCCCAGTGGCAAACATGGACAAGCCACCAACCCATCTGTGTCCCAGCCCAGTGGCCTGCAATTAGCACAAGCCAGCTACCCATCTGCTGTCCAGCCCAGTGGCCCTCAACCAGTACAGGCCCTCTACCAGTCTGTGTCCAGGCCCAGTGGCCCACAACCAGGACAGGCCCTCTTCCATTCTGTGTCCAGTCCCAGTGGCAAACAAGGACAAGCCAGCTACCCATCTTCTGTCCAGCCCATTGGCCCTCAACCAGTACAGGCCCTCTACCAGTCTGTGTCCAGGCCCAGTGCCCTGCAGTCAGCACAAGCCACCTACCCATCTGTGTCCCAGTCCAGTGGCCCACAACCAGAACAGGCCCTCTACCAGTCTGTGTCCCAGTCCAGTGGCCCACAACCAGAACAGGCCCTCTACCAGTCTGTTTCCCGGCCCAGTGGCCTGCAGTCAGCACAACCCAGCTACCCATCTGTGGTCCAGTTTAGTCGCCTTCAGTCAGCACAAGCCTCTTACCAGTTTGTGTCCCGGCCCAGTGGCCCACAACCAGTACAGGCCCTCTTCCAGTCTGTGTCCAGGCCCAGTGGCAAACAAGGACAAGCCAGCTACCCATCTGCTCTCCAGCCCAGTGCCCTGCAGTCAGCACAAGCCAACCACCAGTCTGTGGACCAGTCCAGCATCCAACACCAAGCCCAATCCAGCTCACAGTCTGTGGACCAGTCCAGTGGTCTGCCATCAGCACAAGCCAGCTACCCATCTGTGTCCTGGCCCAGTGGCCCACAACCAGGACAGGCCCTTTTCCAATCTGTCAAGCCCGGTGGCCTGCAGTCAGGACAAGCCAGCTTCCCATCTGTTGTCCAGACCAGTGGCCTGCAGTCAGGACAAGCCAGCTTCCCATCTGTTGTCCAGACCAGTGGCCTGCAGTCAGCACTAGCTCGTTACCGGTCTGTTTACCAACAAGCAGGACAGGCCAGCTACCAGTCTTTCTCCCAACCCAGTAGCCAGCAGCCAGCACAAATCCACTACCAATCTGTGTCCCAGCAGCCTGGATTCCAGGTCTTTTCTGTGCCAGATCAGTCAAGTTATAGGTCTCATTCCAGTCTTGGTTCCCAGTCTCTAGAGCAACCCAGTAATGTACCTCTTTCTTCAAGCTATGAGTCTGCAATGCAGTCTTTCAAGCCTGGCTTTCAAGATCCAGCACCTCCACACTATCAGACTACTCAAAATGAGCGTTCATCTCTAGGCATATTGAGGTTGCAACAAGTGAAGTCTTAG